AAGGCAACTCTCACCTTCTCGTAAAAATTTATGGAACGATCAAGATCACCAACTCGAAGCATAACTTGACACAATGGCTCAGGTGTAGGTCCCCTTTCCAAAAGTTCAAACTTATAGCCATCAGGATCTTCAATAAAAGCAATAACTGTACTGCCACCTTTAACAGGACCAGGTTCCCGGGTTACTTTGCCACCCTTAGCCTTTATGAGATCCACAGTCTTAGTAACCTACAGTCAGAAGAGAAATTAAATCAAGACCCTATTACATGTCTGTGAGTACCAATAGTgcaacaatttatttttatttatttttggataagCAAATGGCAATAGTATTAATAAAAAGTGCCAAAAGGGGTGCACCAAATTACACACAATGTATACAACGGCCACCAAAGAGTGCCAAAAAgaataaggaaaacaaaatacgCCCTCCCTCAATCCaaccccaaccaatcaatgaaatcgaCTAAGGACAATAGTACAACAATAGATCTAGGACATTATCCAAAGTATAGgttttacaaaaaattatagGTCTATGATTTCAGGAGCCCATTATTGCGAGAGCTTACAAGATCACATTATGCATAGATGTGCtcctatttaaaataataaataaaagcaatcTCATGCAGCACAATTCATTCAGGTGCAGAAAgtgttttgaaaagaaaatctgctgatgaagaaaaataagttgATATTCCGTGACTCAACCTTGAAGATATGTTGCCAAAAACAGATACTAGAAAAAGAAGCACTTACCAATATTAATGTATGAATAGAGACGGTTAAGAAAACATACACAAAATTTAAGGAATTGAACTTACATCCTCAACTGCAATACCAAAATGGCCAAAACCAGCTCCAATATCATACTTGTCAACTCCATAATCTGGTAGCACgattaaacaaaaatctatgAGACACCGTTTAGTCTAGAGAGGTTTACTAATAAGTCCATGAACATACAAAGTACAGTGCATGTTTAGCAATCTCCAAAAGATTTATATGAAGTTCTAGATTCAATGACATGctgacaaaataaaaaaaaagtgaaacgATTAGTTTACTGTATGTGAGTTCAATAACAAAGTGCGAATCTTCTGGCCCATATCCAAGAAAGGCATTTGTGTATCTTTCCTCTGGTATGTCTCGCCTTCGCAAAAGCTTCATCCCTAGGCACTCTGTGTAGAATCTGCAATAGCCAGacataaattttgatcaaatcCTCGTCTTcagaataaatgaaaaaaaaaaaaagcgcaaGATCAGCAAAGCAGCCCATGGTGTTTCAATAGATATACTTTATGGTCCTATCCAAATCCCCAACACGATACACAACATGGAGCATTCTTCGCTTGTCCTTCTTCACCCACTCTAGAACATTTTCTTGGGCAGCACTAGTGCTTGCGTGAGCAATATTTCCGGTTGCATTAAATCCCATGGCATTGCCCTCTCCTCCTCTTAACAATTTAGAAGCATTTAGACCAAAAATTTGGGACTGCGGAATAGCTggataacaaaacaaaatcatcAAGTCTTTGAAGAATTCATAGCAGTACCATCTCAAGCATCAAACagtattttcaaatgaaatgcaTGTTAGGAGACCTAGAACCTCCAACAATTACAACCTCCAGGATGGGAGCCTCAAAATAGAAGTCTTAGTCCTCAAAATTCTTCaatcaattattaaaattaattataacagATACACAACTCAACTGTCAGACTGATAGAATGTAATTTATATCAGCTACAATGCaacatatcatctctgaaacagcaatataaatatttcaatgcAAATCAGAAACATGATATTTGTCATTATGAAATAAAGCCCAAAAGAAAACTAGGTTAAACTAGAAAACCTATTTAAAAGGAATAAGAAAATGGCAATATAagggaaaaagaataaaatgagTACACTAATGCTAAAATAGTACTTCTGTTTTGTGAATGTAATGCATGTTGGTTAAGCAAGTCGAAAACTGAGAGGTGGAACGCTCTGGCTATTGATTTACTCAGATAGCTTCAACTTAGCTCAAGCTGAAATATTGATATTAAGGCTTCAAGCTTGGTTTTGGCTGAGTACAAGCTTATACACTAGCCTGGCTCAGTACACTAATTGAATATATAACACTTGCGTTTATAGAGATACCCAAAAACTCCTACATCGCTATTAGGGCTGCTCACTTTTATATGACTTAGCTTTGCTATCACTCTGTCGGTCTAGTGGTATTCCTATCATACCTTAATTCCAATTATCTAATGCTAGATGCTTCACTAGaagctttgccaaaagcaaGCAAGACAGGATTCATAGACAAGACTCCTCCACATTTGTCAACTTACAAGCTCGTGCGATGCTCACCCTATCTATAAGTTGAAAATTATATTGCTATGCAACAAAAATTATGTAGGAGGCTGCTCATAAATATCATCGATCTCATAAGTATCATACCAAATCCTATCAATCAAATCACTTTTTCAAGAAATTCGAGACGTCTTAGTCATATAAGTTAAGagatctattttttaatatattctcctaatttacctataaaaaaataaaaataaaaagtaaaaagattTATTCATTgataagaaaaaaggaaaaatgtgaaTGGTGATTGGattggtaataaaataaaattttgggtTAGAAACAGTGATTCAATTGATGATAAAGAAAGAAATCTAGGGattcattaattaataattaatacatTAATGAATAACATTAATGTCGGGTTGGGGCTTTCTGCCTTGTTATCAAAAAAAGGCTTTTTGCCTTGGACTAGCACAAGGCTTAGTCAAGTAGAATTGGGTTGCACTGCTTGATGTTCCGAATCTTCCGATTGAAAACATATCAGTGGGGCCATGCTGGTACGACTGAATATGCGTTAGAAAGGTCAATCCCTCCCCTATAGCACCAAAGCAAACTAGGCCAAACTTCTACTAGCCCGCCATAGTAGTTAAAAGCTTACGATACATGATATGATACAATGATACgatacattttttatgaaaatcaatACGTATCGCAatctgtattttattttaaaagaataagatACATACAAGATACAATACATGATATTACGATACAACAAAACGATACGTGATATTACGATGCAATGATACATACATCTTTAactatttttcatgatttaaaaaaaaaatcaaattattattattatttaaataatttattatattaattgtttaaaatatactaaaaggttaaaaattgatcataaaaatgagaaataggTAAAATAGTCTTATATGAAAAGCTACATTCTTGTTGTCAAGTATTATATTATAAGTCAAGTGAGTTTATTTTTAAGATGAATATTgaagaattttcatttgaatggtTTAACTGTTgacaatgaaaatgatggtgattaGCGACTAAAAATTTCTacttaatatattagtttttttttatttcttttttggtggAAAAGGAATGATAATGAGCTTGAACAACTGAAACTTTAAAGATGACACAtaaaggcatatatatacaacACAATAAGGGCATATGTCTAGTTAGAATAAGGAACTAAAAATTGTAgctaaaaattgaagaagttaATTTTTGTGAATTATGTGATGAATCTATATATTAAagtcatattttgttaatttgaacttgttaaaactttaaattcaatGTTTTCATTTGATATGATAAAGTTTAACTCTTTAAATCCtactattttccttaaaatttggTTATATATTACTCTATACTTCATACTTTCAATAGATATGCAcacatatacatttttttttaattattttttactatataaaaaaacttacgaTACACaatacagaaaaataaaaaaacaatacaagATACATTTTACGAGTTAACAACCATGC
Above is a window of Vitis vinifera cultivar Pinot Noir 40024 chromosome 11, ASM3070453v1 DNA encoding:
- the LOC100252461 gene encoding probable lactoylglutathione lyase, chloroplastic, whose protein sequence is MVRIIPMATSFRPSLSSFGFSTSSRLGFPLSTFNISRTVTSLHVGSAIPQSQIFGLNASKLLRGGEGNAMGFNATGNIAHASTSAAQENVLEWVKKDKRRMLHVVYRVGDLDRTIKFYTECLGMKLLRRRDIPEERYTNAFLGYGPEDSHFVIELTYNYGVDKYDIGAGFGHFGIAVEDVTKTVDLIKAKGGKVTREPGPVKGGSTVIAFIEDPDGYKFELLERGPTPEPLCQVMLRVGDLDRSINFYEKAFGMELLRKRDNPEYKYTIAMMGYGPEDKNAVLELTYNYGVSEYDKGNGYAQIAIGTDDVYKTAEAIKLSGGKITREPGPLPGINTKITACVDPDGWKSVFVDNIDFLKELD